In Duganella zoogloeoides, a single genomic region encodes these proteins:
- a CDS encoding peptidylprolyl isomerase, giving the protein MKVLAVLLCSVALSGCSLFSKKPEPAAPAAPAAAAAPVAKPAAKPVAKADGSGFVPPGSSSNVAIDSIVVVVNDDVITRRELNNRIKTVTARMKQQNVQMPPAVDLERQLLERMIVERAQMQLAKEMGVRVDDNQLDRAIARIAEAQKATVQDLRNQMEKDGTPFAAFREEIREEIIMQRLREHEVDAKIQISDAEVDSYLAAQKAAAAEQYEINISQIMIRIPDNATAEIIAQRRARAEDVMRQLRTGADFAKTAATYSDASDALQGGAVGWRQPERLPPVFAEALSKLSAGQVTPIIKSVGAFHILKAVDRRSVAEAQAAAVVQQTHARHILIKVTPTMSAADAKRKLAELKERLVNKGATFEELARLFSNDSSASKGGDIGWLYPGDLTPEFESAMNGLKIGEISDPVETSFGVHLIEVLERKSDDASKERERNMARQALRDQKLEEATESWQREVRDRAFVEFRNEDGTVATPPK; this is encoded by the coding sequence ATGAAAGTCCTCGCCGTCTTGCTGTGCAGCGTAGCCCTGAGCGGTTGCAGCCTGTTCTCGAAAAAGCCTGAACCCGCAGCGCCAGCCGCACCGGCAGCCGCCGCCGCGCCCGTCGCCAAGCCGGCCGCCAAACCGGTGGCCAAGGCCGACGGTTCCGGCTTCGTGCCGCCTGGTTCGTCGAGCAATGTGGCGATCGATTCGATCGTGGTGGTGGTCAACGACGACGTCATCACCCGCCGTGAGCTGAACAACCGCATCAAGACCGTGACTGCCCGCATGAAGCAGCAGAACGTGCAGATGCCTCCGGCAGTCGACCTCGAGCGCCAGCTGCTCGAGCGCATGATCGTCGAACGCGCGCAAATGCAACTGGCCAAGGAAATGGGCGTGCGCGTCGATGACAACCAGCTCGACCGCGCCATCGCCCGCATCGCCGAGGCGCAAAAAGCCACGGTGCAGGACTTGCGCAACCAGATGGAAAAGGACGGCACGCCGTTCGCCGCATTCCGCGAAGAGATCCGCGAAGAAATCATCATGCAGCGCTTGCGCGAGCACGAGGTCGATGCCAAGATCCAGATTTCGGACGCCGAAGTGGACAGCTACCTGGCCGCCCAGAAGGCTGCCGCTGCCGAGCAGTACGAGATTAACATCTCGCAAATCATGATCCGCATCCCGGACAACGCCACCGCCGAAATCATCGCCCAGCGCCGCGCGCGTGCCGAAGACGTCATGCGCCAGCTGCGCACCGGCGCCGATTTCGCCAAGACCGCCGCCACGTATTCCGATGCCAGCGACGCGCTGCAAGGCGGCGCGGTCGGCTGGCGCCAGCCCGAGCGCCTGCCGCCGGTGTTTGCCGAAGCGCTGTCCAAGCTCAGCGCTGGCCAGGTCACGCCGATCATCAAGAGCGTGGGCGCGTTCCACATCCTGAAGGCCGTCGATCGCCGCAGCGTGGCCGAAGCGCAGGCCGCCGCCGTCGTCCAGCAAACCCATGCACGCCACATCCTGATCAAGGTCACGCCCACCATGAGCGCGGCCGACGCCAAGCGCAAGCTGGCCGAACTCAAGGAGCGCCTGGTCAACAAGGGCGCCACCTTTGAGGAACTGGCGCGCCTGTTCTCCAACGACAGCTCGGCGTCCAAGGGCGGCGACATCGGCTGGCTCTACCCGGGCGACCTGACGCCGGAATTCGAATCTGCCATGAACGGCCTGAAAATCGGCGAGATCAGCGACCCGGTGGAAACCAGTTTCGGTGTCCACCTGATCGAAGTGCTCGAGCGTAAGTCGGACGACGCTTCCAAGGAACGCGAACGCAATATGGCCCGCCAGGCCCTGCGCGACCAGAAGCTGGAAGAAGCGACCGAAAGCTGGCAGCGCGAAGTGCGCGACCGCGCCTTCGTCGAGTTCCGCAACGAAGACGGCACCGTCGCCACCCCGCCGAAGTAA
- the rsmA gene encoding 16S rRNA (adenine(1518)-N(6)/adenine(1519)-N(6))-dimethyltransferase RsmA: MKHVARKRFGQNFLHDKYVLEDITSAIGPAPDDTMVEIGPGLAAMTRGLLRTLKHMHVVELDRDLVARLEKDFPREQLTIHAGDALKFDFGAIPVPAGKKLRIVGNLPYNISSPLLFHLATFASQVEDQHFMLQKEVVERMVAEPGSKTFGRLSVMLQWRYDMKLLFVVPPEAFDPPPKVESAIVRMVPVANQLPCDGETLEAVVQKAFSQRRKVIRNCLAGMFTEEQIVAAGIDPTHRPEVVGLAQYVALANILKPV; the protein is encoded by the coding sequence ATGAAACACGTAGCCCGCAAACGCTTTGGCCAGAATTTCCTGCACGATAAATATGTACTGGAAGACATCACCTCGGCGATCGGTCCCGCACCGGACGATACAATGGTCGAGATCGGCCCCGGCCTGGCCGCCATGACCCGTGGACTGCTGCGCACGCTCAAGCACATGCACGTGGTGGAGCTGGACCGCGACCTGGTCGCCCGCCTGGAGAAGGATTTTCCGCGCGAACAACTGACGATCCACGCTGGCGACGCGCTGAAATTCGATTTCGGCGCAATCCCGGTGCCGGCCGGCAAAAAACTGCGCATCGTCGGCAACTTGCCGTACAACATTTCCAGCCCCTTGCTGTTCCACCTGGCGACGTTTGCCAGCCAGGTCGAGGACCAGCACTTCATGCTGCAAAAAGAGGTGGTGGAGCGCATGGTGGCCGAACCGGGCAGCAAGACCTTCGGCCGCCTGTCGGTGATGCTGCAATGGCGCTACGACATGAAGCTGCTGTTCGTGGTGCCGCCGGAAGCGTTCGACCCACCGCCGAAAGTGGAATCGGCCATCGTGCGCATGGTGCCGGTCGCTAACCAGCTGCCGTGCGACGGCGAGACCCTGGAAGCGGTCGTGCAAAAAGCGTTTTCGCAACGCCGCAAGGTGATCCGCAACTGCCTGGCCGGCATGTTCACGGAAGAACAGATCGTCGCCGCCGGCATCGATCCTACCCACCGCCCGGAAGTGGTGGGCCTGGCGCAGTACGTGGCGCTGGCGAATATCCTCAAGCCAGTCTAG
- a CDS encoding LPS-assembly protein LptD, which translates to MRWLLPPTPSHRWATALTAIVTASAVPSYAQTQVLVPAQAPVPGKQRAPRMEDVNAPTVVKAEEINGRPERELNLVRDAEIVKDQTRVQSDSACFRQVENEVEADGNVKIWRFGDYFTGDQLKLNMDSGKGYMLNPTYKMEANNAQGKAERINFINADEAQVINGTYSTCQGSDPDWYLRSNTLNLDSGRDVGTAGQTVIYFKDVPILGTPALSFSLSGARRSGWLSPTPGFGSKGEAELLVPYYVNIAPNRDLTLYPKVILRRGLQMGAKGRYMGETDGGLYAGETYLEYLPHDKKYVPASPGDSTDRWTVKSVHKQALSEDWSYGWNVRASSDNNYPNDFSKTVSSSTERQLLRELRTDYHGEFWTLTARVQKYQVLQDPEAATDSSLFVSRPYDRLPAINFHAAQYDVLGGFDWAFDSELTRFHHPTLLNGTRLVGIPQLSYPIIGPSYFITPKVMLNAASYQLDGQSGGGSKNLSRAIPTVSIDSGLVFERDANYLGKEMTQTLEPRLFYVRTPYRDQTQFPTFDTDAATFNFSQIFSENRFVGSDRIGDANQLTAALVSRFLDSSGAEQLRLSFGQRFYFDDQRVQLDSSTPVVDAHSDILLAASGRISEHWTFDSAVQYNPSESQVSSQSYTFQWTPAQKKVLNLGYRYLRNSFKNIELSSQWPLFKRWYGVGRVSYSAQDKKILESLIGLEYSHDCWVFRMGAQRFVTTSTKASTPIFFQLELNGLSHLGVGSPLDAMKNSIPGYQRLNEGR; encoded by the coding sequence ATGCGCTGGCTTCTGCCCCCCACACCCTCGCACCGCTGGGCCACTGCCCTGACTGCCATCGTCACTGCTTCGGCAGTGCCCAGTTACGCCCAGACCCAGGTCCTGGTACCAGCCCAGGCTCCCGTGCCGGGCAAGCAGCGCGCACCCCGGATGGAGGACGTCAACGCGCCCACCGTCGTCAAGGCCGAGGAAATCAATGGCCGCCCCGAGCGTGAACTGAACCTGGTGCGCGACGCCGAGATCGTCAAGGACCAGACCAGGGTGCAATCGGACTCGGCCTGCTTCCGCCAGGTGGAGAATGAAGTCGAAGCCGATGGCAACGTCAAAATCTGGCGCTTCGGCGACTATTTCACCGGCGACCAGCTCAAGCTGAACATGGACAGCGGCAAGGGCTATATGCTCAACCCGACCTACAAGATGGAAGCAAACAATGCGCAGGGCAAGGCCGAGCGCATCAACTTCATCAACGCGGACGAGGCCCAGGTCATCAACGGCACGTACAGCACCTGCCAGGGTTCCGACCCCGACTGGTACTTGCGCTCGAACACGCTCAACCTCGATTCCGGCCGCGACGTGGGCACCGCCGGCCAGACCGTCATCTATTTCAAGGATGTGCCGATCCTGGGCACGCCGGCGCTGTCGTTCTCGCTGTCGGGCGCGCGCCGCTCGGGCTGGCTGTCGCCCACGCCGGGCTTCGGCTCCAAGGGTGAGGCCGAGCTGCTGGTGCCGTACTACGTCAACATTGCGCCGAACCGCGACCTGACCCTGTATCCGAAAGTGATCCTGCGCCGTGGCCTGCAAATGGGCGCCAAGGGCCGCTACATGGGCGAGACCGATGGTGGCCTGTACGCTGGTGAAACCTATCTGGAATACCTGCCGCACGACAAGAAATACGTGCCGGCGTCGCCAGGCGATTCGACTGACCGCTGGACCGTCAAGTCGGTGCACAAGCAGGCGCTGTCGGAAGACTGGTCGTATGGCTGGAATGTGCGCGCCTCGTCGGATAACAACTATCCCAACGATTTCTCCAAGACGGTGTCGAGCTCGACCGAGCGGCAACTGCTGCGCGAACTGCGCACCGACTACCACGGCGAATTCTGGACATTGACCGCGCGCGTGCAAAAATACCAGGTGCTGCAAGACCCGGAGGCGGCCACCGACAGCTCGCTGTTCGTCTCGCGGCCGTACGATCGCCTGCCGGCGATCAATTTCCACGCCGCGCAGTACGATGTGCTGGGTGGCTTCGACTGGGCGTTCGACAGCGAGCTCACGCGTTTCCACCATCCGACCCTGCTCAACGGCACCCGCCTGGTGGGCATTCCGCAACTGAGCTATCCGATCATCGGACCGAGTTACTTCATCACCCCCAAGGTGATGCTGAACGCGGCCAGCTACCAGCTCGACGGCCAGAGCGGCGGCGGTTCGAAAAACCTGTCGCGCGCGATTCCCACGGTGTCGATCGATTCGGGCCTGGTGTTCGAGCGCGACGCCAACTACCTTGGCAAGGAAATGACCCAGACGCTGGAGCCGCGCCTGTTCTACGTGCGCACGCCGTACCGCGACCAGACCCAGTTCCCCACCTTCGATACCGACGCGGCCACGTTCAACTTCAGCCAGATCTTCAGCGAAAACCGCTTCGTCGGCTCCGACCGTATCGGCGACGCCAACCAGCTGACCGCCGCACTGGTGTCGCGCTTCCTCGACAGTTCGGGCGCCGAGCAGTTGCGCCTGTCGTTCGGCCAGCGCTTCTACTTCGACGACCAGCGCGTGCAGCTCGATTCCTCCACGCCGGTGGTTGATGCCCACTCCGATATCTTGCTGGCCGCCAGCGGCCGCATTTCCGAGCACTGGACCTTCGACAGCGCGGTGCAATACAATCCGAGCGAAAGCCAGGTGTCGTCGCAAAGCTATACGTTCCAGTGGACGCCGGCGCAAAAGAAAGTGCTCAACCTCGGTTACCGCTACCTGCGCAACAGCTTCAAGAATATCGAGCTGTCGAGCCAGTGGCCGCTGTTCAAGCGCTGGTACGGCGTGGGCCGCGTCAGCTACTCGGCCCAGGACAAGAAGATCCTCGAAAGCCTGATCGGCCTCGAGTACAGCCATGATTGCTGGGTGTTCCGGATGGGCGCGCAGCGCTTCGTGACTACCTCGACCAAGGCATCCACGCCGATCTTCTTCCAGCTCGAACTCAACGGCCTGTCGCACCTGGGCGTGGGTAGTCCGCTCGATGCAATGAAGAACAGTATTCCCGGCTACCAACGCCTGAACGAAGGCCGTTAA
- a CDS encoding HAD family hydrolase: MTTRTPQALLFDLDDTLWPIGPVIAAAELGWHAWLAERAPLVTDKYTVEQLRALRMALLERQPEMVADLYQLRRAALEAVFLETGADVAHIDGAMAHFHTLRNAVTVFDDVLPALEELRTMLRLGVITNGNADLEVIGLHHHFEVALASHSFGRAKPAPEIFLAACTAMGVAPEHAIYVGDDLRLDVQGAQAVGMRAVWINRSGSTAHLDAGIVPDAICASFDELLVWVKDQMRHNKQDQPQGH; the protein is encoded by the coding sequence ATGACCACTCGTACCCCGCAAGCCTTGCTGTTCGACCTCGACGACACCCTGTGGCCGATCGGCCCCGTGATCGCGGCGGCCGAACTGGGCTGGCACGCCTGGCTGGCCGAACGCGCGCCGCTGGTGACCGACAAGTATACAGTGGAGCAATTGCGCGCGCTGCGCATGGCGCTGCTCGAGCGCCAGCCGGAGATGGTGGCCGACCTGTACCAGTTGCGCCGCGCCGCACTGGAAGCCGTGTTTCTCGAAACCGGCGCCGATGTTGCCCATATCGACGGCGCCATGGCCCATTTCCACACCCTGCGCAACGCCGTCACCGTGTTCGACGACGTGCTGCCCGCACTGGAAGAGCTGCGCACCATGTTGCGCCTCGGCGTGATCACCAACGGCAACGCCGACCTTGAAGTCATCGGTCTGCACCACCACTTTGAAGTGGCGCTGGCCTCGCACAGTTTCGGCCGCGCCAAGCCCGCGCCGGAAATTTTCCTGGCCGCCTGTACGGCGATGGGCGTGGCGCCCGAGCACGCCATCTACGTGGGCGACGACTTGCGGCTCGACGTGCAGGGCGCGCAGGCGGTCGGCATGCGCGCGGTGTGGATCAACCGCAGCGGCAGCACCGCCCATCTCGACGCCGGCATCGTGCCTGACGCCATCTGCGCCAGTTTCGACGAACTGCTGGTGTGGGTGAAGGACCAGATGCGGCATAATAAGCAGGACCAACCCCAGGGACACTGA
- the murU gene encoding N-acetylmuramate alpha-1-phosphate uridylyltransferase MurU, with translation MKAMIFAAGRGERMRPLTDTCPKPLLKVRGRPLIVWHILGLVRAGITEIVINHAHLGDQIEATLGDGSKYGAKLLYSREDTALETAGGIANARHLLGDEPFVAISGDIYCPHFDFEQVKDVLHDEDMWGNPYPADQRDICWLYLVPNPDFHPEGDFGLSMYTLNNDGTPKFTFGNIGVYRPEMFDAITPGDHAKLGPLLRAFIDKKLVGGEVYEGEWHNVGTVQQLELLNAPRAALAPGPRAAQ, from the coding sequence ATGAAGGCGATGATCTTTGCCGCCGGACGCGGCGAGCGCATGCGTCCGTTAACGGACACCTGCCCCAAGCCGCTACTGAAGGTGCGCGGCCGCCCGCTGATCGTCTGGCACATTCTCGGCCTGGTGCGCGCCGGCATCACCGAGATCGTGATCAACCATGCCCACCTGGGCGACCAGATCGAAGCGACGCTCGGCGACGGCAGCAAGTACGGCGCCAAACTGCTGTACTCGCGCGAAGACACCGCGCTGGAGACGGCCGGCGGCATCGCCAACGCCCGCCACCTGCTCGGCGACGAGCCGTTCGTGGCGATCTCGGGCGACATCTACTGCCCGCATTTCGACTTCGAGCAGGTCAAGGACGTGCTGCACGACGAAGACATGTGGGGCAACCCGTACCCGGCCGACCAGCGCGACATCTGCTGGCTGTACCTGGTGCCGAATCCCGACTTCCACCCGGAAGGCGACTTCGGCTTGTCGATGTACACGCTGAACAACGACGGTACGCCGAAATTCACGTTCGGCAATATCGGTGTGTACCGGCCCGAAATGTTCGACGCCATCACGCCGGGCGACCACGCCAAGCTGGGCCCGCTGCTGCGCGCCTTCATCGACAAAAAACTCGTCGGTGGCGAAGTGTACGAGGGCGAGTGGCACAACGTGGGCACGGTGCAGCAGCTCGAGTTGCTCAACGCACCGCGCGCCGCGCTGGCGCCGGGGCCCAGGGCTGCGCAGTGA
- a CDS encoding aminoglycoside phosphotransferase family protein — MSLLQNLTPDVRLEALTAWLATLNVVDTASARPASSDASFRRYFRVNVLPEHQASLGATLIVMDAPPERENVLGFVKVDEMLIHAGVSVPRIVATDYERGFMLMSDLGNTTYLQVLDHDNASAMYADALEALVKFQLTSEPDVLPEYDRAFMERELGIFTEWYLGRHLKATLNDKQQAELKAVFDAILANVTAQQQVYVHRDFHSRNLMQIDAGNPGVLDFQDALYGPITYDVVSLLRDAYVQWDEELVLDWAIRYWQHAKSLGLPVNKDIDSFYQDFEYMGLQRHLKILGIFCRLHYRDGKDQYLADLPTVMDYVRKTAGRYRDLKPLVRLLDLLEDVQPQVGYTF, encoded by the coding sequence ATGTCTTTATTACAGAATTTAACGCCAGATGTTCGCCTGGAGGCGCTGACCGCCTGGCTGGCCACTCTTAACGTCGTCGATACCGCCTCGGCACGCCCCGCGTCGAGCGACGCCAGCTTCCGCCGTTATTTCCGTGTCAACGTTTTGCCGGAACACCAGGCCAGCCTGGGCGCCACCCTGATCGTGATGGACGCCCCGCCCGAGCGCGAAAACGTGCTGGGCTTCGTCAAAGTTGACGAAATGCTCATTCATGCCGGCGTTTCCGTGCCGCGCATCGTGGCCACCGATTACGAACGCGGCTTCATGCTGATGTCCGACCTCGGCAACACCACGTATTTGCAGGTGCTCGACCACGACAACGCCTCGGCCATGTACGCCGACGCACTGGAAGCGCTGGTCAAGTTCCAGCTCACCAGCGAACCGGACGTGCTGCCCGAGTACGACCGCGCCTTCATGGAACGCGAGCTGGGCATCTTCACCGAGTGGTACCTGGGCCGCCACCTGAAGGCCACGCTCAACGACAAACAACAGGCCGAGCTGAAAGCCGTGTTCGACGCCATACTGGCCAACGTCACGGCCCAGCAGCAGGTGTATGTGCACCGCGACTTCCATTCGCGCAACCTGATGCAGATCGATGCCGGCAACCCCGGCGTGCTGGACTTCCAGGATGCACTGTACGGCCCGATCACCTACGACGTCGTCTCGCTGCTGCGCGACGCCTACGTGCAATGGGACGAAGAACTGGTGCTGGACTGGGCCATCCGCTACTGGCAGCACGCCAAGTCGCTGGGCCTGCCGGTCAACAAGGACATCGACAGTTTCTACCAGGACTTCGAGTACATGGGCTTGCAGCGCCACCTGAAAATCCTCGGCATCTTCTGCCGCCTGCACTACCGCGACGGCAAGGACCAGTACCTGGCCGACCTGCCCACGGTGATGGACTACGTGCGCAAGACGGCCGGCCGCTACCGCGACCTGAAACCGCTGGTGCGCCTGCTCGACCTGCTTGAAGACGTGCAGCCGCAAGTCGGCTACACGTTCTGA
- a CDS encoding outer membrane protein assembly factor BamE, with protein sequence MRVTQALSQSLLHGSTSKVVACVVLAAALGGCASKTTLGERSNQVKDAEPTLDASKGAQTTTITKLQRFMWFFSPYRPDIQQGNFVSEEMLNQLKVGMTRDQVRFIFGTALLADPFHANRWDYAFRMAKGSGEITTSRVIVFFDKDGKVERWEGGNLPTEKEYIARIAGPAPKIKKNQDAPENKPAPSTAPLPAGSDKANAAPVGVGVSTETK encoded by the coding sequence ATGCGCGTCACCCAGGCTTTATCGCAGTCGTTGTTGCACGGTTCTACTTCCAAGGTGGTCGCATGTGTAGTGCTGGCCGCAGCGCTGGGTGGCTGCGCTTCCAAAACCACGCTGGGCGAGAGATCGAACCAGGTCAAGGACGCCGAGCCGACGCTGGACGCCAGCAAGGGCGCACAGACCACCACCATCACCAAGCTGCAACGCTTCATGTGGTTCTTCTCGCCGTACCGTCCCGACATCCAGCAAGGTAACTTCGTCTCGGAAGAAATGCTGAACCAGCTCAAGGTGGGCATGACGCGCGACCAGGTCCGCTTCATCTTCGGCACCGCGCTGCTGGCCGACCCGTTCCACGCCAACCGCTGGGACTACGCGTTTCGCATGGCCAAGGGCAGCGGCGAAATCACCACCAGCCGCGTGATCGTGTTCTTCGACAAGGACGGCAAGGTCGAGCGCTGGGAAGGTGGCAACCTGCCGACCGAAAAGGAATACATTGCCCGCATCGCCGGTCCGGCGCCGAAGATCAAGAAGAACCAGGACGCGCCCGAAAACAAGCCGGCCCCGTCCACCGCGCCACTGCCAGCGGGCAGCGACAAGGCCAATGCTGCGCCGGTTGGCGTGGGCGTGAGTACTGAAACGAAATAA
- the hrcA gene encoding heat-inducible transcriptional repressor HrcA, translating to MQLDTRAQTLLKALVERYIADGQPVGSRALSKISGLDLSPATIRNIMADLEDLGYVASPHTSAGRVPTPRGYRIFVDTLLTVQPFDEQSVESRMRLQAPQPQKMISNAAQMLSSLSQFAGVVLSPRRESVFQQIEFLRLGEKRILLVIVGPTGDVQNRMLLTDVDYSPSQLVQSANYINQNYGGLSLDDVHRRLAGEVRQLRDDMSRLMQVAVEAGSEAMADDKDDMVISGERNLLSVSDLSSNMSSLRQMFDMFEQKTGLLQLLDMSSKASGVQIYIGGESSLVPMDEMSVVTAPYTANGKIVGTLGVIGPTRMAYERVIPIVDITAKLLSNALSHN from the coding sequence ATGCAACTCGACACACGCGCCCAAACCCTGCTCAAAGCCCTGGTAGAACGCTATATTGCGGACGGCCAGCCGGTGGGCTCGCGCGCCTTGTCCAAGATCTCCGGTCTCGACCTGTCGCCGGCCACCATCCGCAACATCATGGCCGACCTGGAAGACCTCGGCTACGTGGCCAGTCCGCACACGTCGGCCGGGCGCGTGCCCACGCCGCGCGGCTACCGGATTTTTGTCGATACCCTGCTCACGGTGCAGCCGTTCGACGAGCAGTCGGTGGAGTCGCGCATGCGCCTGCAGGCGCCGCAGCCGCAAAAAATGATTTCCAATGCCGCGCAGATGCTGTCGTCGCTGTCGCAGTTTGCCGGCGTGGTACTGAGCCCGCGCCGCGAATCGGTGTTCCAGCAGATCGAATTCCTGCGCCTGGGCGAAAAACGCATTTTGCTGGTCATTGTCGGCCCTACCGGCGACGTCCAGAACCGCATGCTGCTCACCGATGTCGATTACAGCCCGTCGCAGCTGGTGCAGTCGGCCAATTACATCAACCAGAACTACGGTGGCCTGTCGCTCGACGACGTGCACCGCCGCCTGGCAGGCGAAGTGCGCCAGTTGCGCGACGATATGAGCAGGTTGATGCAGGTGGCGGTAGAGGCGGGCAGCGAGGCGATGGCCGACGACAAGGACGACATGGTGATCTCGGGCGAGCGCAACCTGCTGTCGGTCAGCGACTTGTCGAGCAATATGTCGTCGCTGCGGCAAATGTTCGACATGTTCGAGCAAAAGACCGGCTTGCTGCAACTGCTCGACATGTCGAGCAAGGCCAGTGGCGTGCAGATCTATATCGGCGGCGAATCGAGCCTGGTGCCGATGGACGAGATGAGCGTGGTGACGGCGCCGTACACGGCCAACGGCAAGATCGTCGGCACGCTGGGAGTGATCGGCCCCACCCGCATGGCGTACGAGCGGGTGATACCGATTGTGGATATTACGGCCAAGCTGCTATCGAACGCGCTCAGCCATAATTGA
- the fur gene encoding ferric iron uptake transcriptional regulator: MGNNPTDLKASGLKATLPRLKILDIFQTSDVRHLTAEDVYKILLADNMDVGLATVYRVLTQFEQAGLLNRNHFETGKAIFELNAGSHHDHLVCLDCGRVEEFYDEAIEERQNAIAKERGFSIAEHALAIYGNCTKVACPHKPA, encoded by the coding sequence ATGGGAAATAATCCAACCGATCTGAAGGCCAGCGGCCTGAAAGCCACGCTGCCTCGCCTTAAAATCCTGGACATCTTCCAGACCAGCGACGTCCGCCACCTGACCGCCGAGGATGTTTATAAAATCCTGCTGGCCGACAATATGGACGTGGGCCTGGCCACCGTCTACCGCGTGCTGACCCAGTTCGAGCAAGCCGGCTTGCTCAACCGCAATCATTTCGAAACCGGCAAGGCGATCTTCGAGCTGAACGCCGGTTCGCACCACGACCACCTGGTGTGCCTCGACTGCGGCCGCGTGGAAGAGTTTTACGACGAAGCCATCGAAGAGCGCCAGAACGCGATTGCCAAGGAGCGCGGTTTCAGCATTGCAGAGCACGCCCTGGCCATCTACGGCAACTGCACCAAGGTCGCCTGCCCCCACAAACCTGCCTGA
- the pdxA gene encoding 4-hydroxythreonine-4-phosphate dehydrogenase PdxA, with protein MPSTTQPRRSRPAIAVTVGEPAGIGPEISLRAAWARRHEVNCVLLGDAAFLSMTAAAIDPAIRVSALSLMAVRNGGLPHFGPERISVIDVPLGAHVVPGTLDKDNGRAVLATLDAAIEGVQAGWFEAVVTAPLQKSTINDAGVAFSGHTEYFAEHTGTDQVVMMLAGPMPAAFNAADEPARQFRVALATTHLALKDVPAAVSQEGLARILDIIDHDLKTKFGIAAPRILVCGLNPHAGEGGYLGREEIDTITPALDAARARGIDALGPYPADTLFQPKYLRGADCVLAMYHDQGLPVLKFATFGHGINITLGLPLIRTSVDHGTALDLAARGLGHADCGSMDAAITAALGMADAVRNARPHTST; from the coding sequence CTGCCGTCCACTACCCAGCCACGGCGCAGCCGTCCGGCGATTGCCGTGACGGTGGGCGAACCCGCCGGCATCGGTCCCGAAATCTCGCTGCGCGCCGCCTGGGCGCGCCGGCACGAAGTCAATTGCGTGCTGCTGGGCGATGCCGCTTTCCTGTCCATGACGGCCGCCGCCATCGATCCCGCCATCCGCGTCTCGGCGCTGTCCCTGATGGCGGTGCGTAATGGCGGCCTGCCGCATTTCGGTCCCGAGCGTATCAGCGTGATCGATGTGCCGCTCGGCGCCCACGTAGTGCCGGGCACGCTGGACAAGGACAATGGGCGCGCCGTGCTGGCCACGCTCGACGCCGCCATCGAAGGCGTCCAGGCCGGCTGGTTCGAAGCCGTCGTGACCGCGCCACTGCAAAAAAGCACCATCAACGATGCCGGCGTGGCGTTTTCAGGCCATACCGAATATTTTGCCGAGCACACCGGGACCGACCAGGTGGTGATGATGCTGGCCGGACCGATGCCGGCCGCGTTCAACGCCGCCGATGAACCGGCCCGGCAGTTCCGGGTAGCGCTGGCCACCACCCACCTGGCCTTGAAAGATGTGCCGGCCGCAGTGAGCCAGGAAGGTCTTGCCCGCATCCTCGACATCATCGACCATGATTTAAAGACCAAGTTCGGCATCGCCGCGCCGCGCATCCTGGTGTGCGGCCTGAACCCGCACGCGGGCGAGGGCGGCTACCTGGGCCGCGAGGAAATCGACACCATCACCCCGGCGCTGGACGCGGCGCGCGCGCGCGGCATCGACGCCCTCGGTCCGTACCCGGCCGATACCCTGTTCCAGCCCAAATACCTGCGCGGTGCCGACTGCGTGCTGGCCATGTACCACGACCAGGGCCTGCCGGTGCTCAAGTTCGCCACCTTTGGCCACGGCATCAACATCACCCTGGGCCTGCCGCTGATCCGCACCTCGGTCGATCACGGCACCGCGCTCGACCTGGCCGCACGCGGCCTCGGCCACGCCGACTGCGGCAGCATGGACGCGGCCATTACGGCCGCACTCGGCATGGCCGACGCGGTCCGCAATGCCCGCCCCCACACTTCGACTTAA